One Hordeum vulgare subsp. vulgare chromosome 4H, MorexV3_pseudomolecules_assembly, whole genome shotgun sequence DNA window includes the following coding sequences:
- the LOC123447569 gene encoding uncharacterized protein LOC123447569 isoform X3 has translation MGDVSTIQRPPGTAAKQGDQVGELVSAGWTNDSHNMYISSMEASFMQQLRGQQHHHHHAAPDKSMAHVGGGHGLKDQVGAERNVPRSRDVAARGLPEDPWARRFKPRDSAMNRRGDGVGASDGESGTDTVHATAPKHGRGASTCVGGILVDKSSVSGQNFPEDDVHSAAQPSKSCKKRRPASSTAAGSFISMLGDKRW, from the exons ATGGGGGACGTGTCCACGATCCAACGCCCGCCCGGCACTGCCGCCAAG cagGGTGATCAGGTTGGAGAGCTGGTGTCTGCCGGATGGACAAACGACAGCCACAACATGTACATCAGCTCCATGGAGGCGTCCTTCATGCAGCAACTCCGTggccagcaacaccaccaccaccacgccgctccAGACAAGAGCATGGCTCATGTGGGTGGCGGCCATGGGCTCAAGGATCAAGTCGGGGCCGAGAGGAACGTTCCTCGCTCGCGTGATGTGGCCGCAAGGGGCCTGCCCGAGGATCCGTGGGCGAGGCGTTTCAAGCCACGCGATTCTGCTATGAATCGCCGTGGTGACGGGGTTGGTGCTTCCGATGGTGAATCGGGCACCGACACGGTTCACGCGACGGCTCCCAAGCATGGAAGAGGAGCCAGCACTTGCGTTGGAGGAATCCTTGTTGACAAAAGCTCAG TCTCCGGTCAGAACTTCCCTGAAGACGATGTCCATTCCGCTGCTCAGCCAAGCAAATCGTGCAAGAAAAGGAGGCCTGCCTCTTCTACTGCTGCAGGTTCTTTCATCTCGATGCTCGGCGACAAGCGGTGGTGA
- the LOC123447569 gene encoding uncharacterized protein LOC123447569 isoform X2, with protein sequence MGDVSTIQRPPGTAAKGDQVGELVSAGWTNDSHNMYISSMEASFMQQLRGQQHHHHHAAPDKSMAHVGGGHGLKDQVGAERNVPRSRDVAARGLPEDPWARRFKPRDSAMNRRGDGVGASDGESGTDTVHATAPKHGRGASTCVGGILVDKSSEVSGQNFPEDDVHSAAQPSKSCKKRRPASSTAAGSFISMLGDKRW encoded by the exons ATGGGGGACGTGTCCACGATCCAACGCCCGCCCGGCACTGCCGCCAAG GGTGATCAGGTTGGAGAGCTGGTGTCTGCCGGATGGACAAACGACAGCCACAACATGTACATCAGCTCCATGGAGGCGTCCTTCATGCAGCAACTCCGTggccagcaacaccaccaccaccacgccgctccAGACAAGAGCATGGCTCATGTGGGTGGCGGCCATGGGCTCAAGGATCAAGTCGGGGCCGAGAGGAACGTTCCTCGCTCGCGTGATGTGGCCGCAAGGGGCCTGCCCGAGGATCCGTGGGCGAGGCGTTTCAAGCCACGCGATTCTGCTATGAATCGCCGTGGTGACGGGGTTGGTGCTTCCGATGGTGAATCGGGCACCGACACGGTTCACGCGACGGCTCCCAAGCATGGAAGAGGAGCCAGCACTTGCGTTGGAGGAATCCTTGTTGACAAAAGCTCAG AAGTCTCCGGTCAGAACTTCCCTGAAGACGATGTCCATTCCGCTGCTCAGCCAAGCAAATCGTGCAAGAAAAGGAGGCCTGCCTCTTCTACTGCTGCAGGTTCTTTCATCTCGATGCTCGGCGACAAGCGGTGGTGA
- the LOC123447569 gene encoding uncharacterized protein LOC123447569 isoform X1 codes for MGDVSTIQRPPGTAAKQGDQVGELVSAGWTNDSHNMYISSMEASFMQQLRGQQHHHHHAAPDKSMAHVGGGHGLKDQVGAERNVPRSRDVAARGLPEDPWARRFKPRDSAMNRRGDGVGASDGESGTDTVHATAPKHGRGASTCVGGILVDKSSEVSGQNFPEDDVHSAAQPSKSCKKRRPASSTAAGSFISMLGDKRW; via the exons ATGGGGGACGTGTCCACGATCCAACGCCCGCCCGGCACTGCCGCCAAG cagGGTGATCAGGTTGGAGAGCTGGTGTCTGCCGGATGGACAAACGACAGCCACAACATGTACATCAGCTCCATGGAGGCGTCCTTCATGCAGCAACTCCGTggccagcaacaccaccaccaccacgccgctccAGACAAGAGCATGGCTCATGTGGGTGGCGGCCATGGGCTCAAGGATCAAGTCGGGGCCGAGAGGAACGTTCCTCGCTCGCGTGATGTGGCCGCAAGGGGCCTGCCCGAGGATCCGTGGGCGAGGCGTTTCAAGCCACGCGATTCTGCTATGAATCGCCGTGGTGACGGGGTTGGTGCTTCCGATGGTGAATCGGGCACCGACACGGTTCACGCGACGGCTCCCAAGCATGGAAGAGGAGCCAGCACTTGCGTTGGAGGAATCCTTGTTGACAAAAGCTCAG AAGTCTCCGGTCAGAACTTCCCTGAAGACGATGTCCATTCCGCTGCTCAGCCAAGCAAATCGTGCAAGAAAAGGAGGCCTGCCTCTTCTACTGCTGCAGGTTCTTTCATCTCGATGCTCGGCGACAAGCGGTGGTGA
- the LOC123450925 gene encoding cytosolic sulfotransferase 7-like — MDSGRDDGLASELANLPLETRYPPFTLRQYAGFWLPEVTLARGLPAARDRFAPRPDDVLLASFPKSGTTWLKALAFATVRRAAHPPSSHDHPLRRRSPHDCVPFLEISLALADDMDAAAADLDALPSPRVLATHLPFSLLPVPGRLAAAAGRIVYVCRDPKDALVSSWLFTRKASENVGVDAGSFSLREAVELFCAGRGLSCPQWRHVVEYWEASRNEHHRVLFLRYEQMLRDPVGSLRTMAEFMGCAFSPEEEERGVDRAIAELCSMEELKNVEANRKGRTGSGVKADAFFRKGVAGDWSNHMTPEMGKMVDEAVKHGLRGSGFSFADSTTPVSGQPSTLAK; from the coding sequence ATGGATTCTGGTCGCGACGACGGCCTCGCCTCGGAGCTGGCGAACCTGCCGCTGGAGACGCGGTACCCGCCGTTCACGCTGCGGCAGTACGCCGGCTTCTGGCTGCCGGAGGTGACGCTGGCGCGCGGCCTCCCTGCGGCGCGCGACCGGTTCGCGCCGAGGCCGGACGATGTGCTCCTCGCCAGCTTCCCCAAGTCCGGCACCACCTGGCTCAAGGCCCTCGCCTTCGCCACCGTGCGCCGCGCGGCGCACCCGCCGTCCTCCCACGACCACCCGCTCCGCCGCCGCAGCCCGCACGACTGCGTTCCGTTCCTCGAGATCAGCCTCGCGCTCGCCGACGACATGGACGCAGCGGCGGCCGACCTCGACGCGCTCCCTTCCCCGCGCGTGCTCGCCACGCACCtgcccttctccctcctccccgtccccgggcgcctcgccgccgccgccggccggatCGTGTACGTCTGCCGGGACCCCAAGGACGCGCTCGTCTCGTCCTGGCTCTTCACCAGGAAGGCGTCGGAGAACGTGGGCGTCGACGCGGGATCCTTCTCGCTCCGGGAGGCCGTGGAGCTCTTCTGCGCGGGGCGCGGGCTGAGCTGCCCGCAGTGGCGGCACGTCGTCGAGTACTGGGAGGCGAGCCGGAACGAGCACCACAGGGTCCTGTTCCTCAGGTACGAGCAGATGCTCCGCGACCCCGTGGGGAGCCTGAGGACCATGGCGGAGTTCATGGGGTGCGCCTTCtccccggaggaggaggagcgagggGTGGACCGCGCCATCGCCGAGCTGTGCAGCATGGAGGAGCTCAAGAACGTGGAGGCCAACAGGAAGGGGCGCACGGGCTCGGGCGTCAAGGCCGACGCCTTCTTCCGGAAGGGGGTGGCCGGGGACTGGAGCAACCACATGACGCCGGAGATGGGGAAGATGGTAGACGAGGCTGTGAAACACGGGCTCCGAGGGTCTGGTTTTAGCTTCGCCGACTCAACAACTCCGGTCTCCGGCCAACCCTCAACTTTGGCAAAATGA